In Phalacrocorax aristotelis chromosome 25, bGulAri2.1, whole genome shotgun sequence, the following proteins share a genomic window:
- the CCT3 gene encoding T-complex protein 1 subunit gamma codes for MMGPRPVLVLSQNMKRESGRKVQAGNITAAKTIADIIRTCLGPRAMMKMLLDPMGGIVMTNDGNAILREIQVQHPAAKSMIEISRTQDEEVGDGTTSVIILAGEMLSVAEHFLEQQMHPTVIIGAYRKALDDMISILKKIGTPVDVNNKEMMLKIIKSAINTKAINRWSDLACSIALDAVKTVEFEENGRREIDIKKYAKVEKIPGGFSEDSCVLRGIMVNKDVTHPRMRRLIKNPRIVLLDCSLEYKKGESQTDIEITREEDFARILQMEEEYIQQICEDLMRVKPDLVITEKGISDLAQHYLMKANITAIRRVRKTDNNRIARACGARIVSRTDELREEDVGTGARLFEVKKIGDEYFAFITDCKDPKACTIILRGASKEILAEVERNLQDAMQVCRNVLMDPQLVPGGGATEMAVSHALTEKSKGMTGVEQWPYRAVAQALEVIPRTLIQNCGASTIRVLTSLRAKHTQEGSQTWGVNGETGALVDMKDLGIWEPLAVKLQTYKTAVETAVLLLRIDDIVSGHKKKGDDQSKQPPAPEAAQE; via the exons ATGATGGGCCCGCGCCCCGTCCTCGTGCTCA GTCAGAATATGAAACGTGAGTCTGGAAGAAAAGTCCAGGCTGGAAACATCACTGCTGCTAAG ACTATTGCTGACATTATCCGAACGTGCTTAGGACCAAGAGCTATGATGAAG ATGCTTTTGGACCCCATGGGTGGGATTGTGATGACCAACGATGGCAATGCCATTCTTAGAGAA ATTCAAGTCCAGCATCCAGCTGCAAAATCAATGATTGAGATCAGCCGTACTCAAGATGAAGAAGTTGGAGATGGGACCACATCTGTAATTATCCTTG ctggagagaTGCTCTCTGTTGCCGAACACTTCCTCGAACAGCAGATGCACCCAACTGTGATCATTGGGGCTTATCGCAAGGCTCTGGATGACATGATCAGTATTCTAAAGAAAATTGG CACTCCAGTGGACGTGAACAACAAAGAGATGatgcttaaaataataaagagtGCTATAAATACCAAGGCAATAAACCGCTGGTCTGACTTGGCCTGTAGCATTGCTCTTGATGCTGTTAAGACTGTGGAGTTTGAAGAAAATGGCAGAAGGGaaattgatattaaaaaatatgcaaaagtaGAAAAG ATTCCAGGCGGTTTCAGTGAAGACTCCTGTGTTTTACGGGGAATCATGGTGAATAAAGATGTAACTCATCCCAGGATGCGTCGCCTTATTAAGAATCCGCGCATCGTCCTTCTGGATTGTTCGCTAGAGTACAAGAAAGGAGAAAGCCAG ACTGATATTGAAATAACGCGGGAGGAAGACTTTGCCCGCATCCTGCAGATGGAGGAAGAATACATCCAGCAGATCTGCGAGGATTTGATGAGAGTCAAGCCAGATCTGGTCatcacagaaaaaggaatttctg ACTTGGCCCAACACTACCTGATGAAAGCCAACATCACTGCGATCCGCCGAGTCAGAAAGACGGACAACAACAGGATCGCCAG GGCCTGCGGAGCTCGCATTGTGAGTCGCACGGATGAGCTGCGGGAGGAGGATGTGGGAactggagccaggctctttgaagttaaaaaaataggaGATGAGTATTTTGCCTTCATCACTGATTGCAAAGACCCCAAGGCTTGCACTATCATTCTGCGTGGAGCCAGCAAGGAAATCCTGGCA GAGGTAGAGCGTAACCTGCAGGATGCCATGCAGGTGTGTCGCAACGTCCTCATGGACCCGCAGCTGGTGCCAGGAGGTGGGGCTACCGAAATGGCCGTTTCCCACGCGCTGACTGAGAAGTCCAAAGGCATGACGGGCGTGGAGCAGTGGCCCTACCGCGCCGTCGCCCAGGCTCTGGAAGTCATTCCCCGAACACTGATCCAGAACTGTGGTGCTAGTACCATCCGCGTGCTGACCTCGCTCAGG GCAAAACACACTCAAGAAGGCAGCCAGACGTGGGGCGTGAACGGCGAGACTGGAGCCTTAGTCGATATGAAGGACCTGGGGATCTGGGAGCCTTTAGCGGTCAAACTGCAGACCTACAAAACAGCGGTAGAG ACTGCAGTTCTCCTCCTCCGCATCGATGACATTGTTTCGGGGCACAAAAAGAAGGGTGATGATCAGAGCAAGCAGCCCCCTGCGCCGGAGGCAGCCCAGGAGTAA
- the SSR2 gene encoding translocon-associated protein subunit beta isoform X2, which yields MKLLILAVFALFYMAHCEEGARLLASKSLLNRYAVEGKDLTLQYNIYNVGSSAALDVELSDDSFPPEDFGIVSGMLNVKWDRIAPASNVSHTVVLRPLKAGYFNFTSATITYLAQESGQVVVGFTSAPGQGGILAQREFDRRFSPHFLDWAAFGVMTLPSIGIPLLLWYSSKRKYDTPKTKKN from the exons ATGAAGCTCCTGATTCTCGCTGTGTTTGCCCTGTTTTACATGGCCCACTGTGAGGAAGGCGCCAGGCTCCTTGCCTCCAAATCTCTATTAAACAGATATGCAGTGGAGGGCAAGGACTTGACTTTGCAGTACAACATCTACAACGTTGGCTCCAG TGCTGCTTTAGATGTGGAGCTGTCGGATGATTCTTTCCCCCCAGAAGATTTTGGCATTGTCTCTGGGATGCTCAACGTCAAGTGGGACAGGATCGCTCC AGCAAGTAATGTGTCCCACACCGTGGTTCTGCGGCCTCTCAAAGCTGGTTACTTCAACTTCACCTCCGCTACCATCACGTACCTGGCACAGGAGAGTGGACAGGTTGTG GTTGGTTTCACTAGCgctcctgggcagggaggaatCTTGGCTCAGCGTGAGTTTGACAGGAGGTTCTCCCCTCACTTT CTGGACTGGGCAGCTTTTGGTGTGATGACCCTGCCCTCCATTGGGATCCCACTGCTGCTGTGGTACTCGAGCAAGAGGAAGTATGACACCCCCAAGACCAAAAAGAACTGA
- the SSR2 gene encoding translocon-associated protein subunit beta isoform X1, with amino-acid sequence MWDTATPLLTSLQESAQMKLLILAVFALFYMAHCEEGARLLASKSLLNRYAVEGKDLTLQYNIYNVGSSAALDVELSDDSFPPEDFGIVSGMLNVKWDRIAPASNVSHTVVLRPLKAGYFNFTSATITYLAQESGQVVVGFTSAPGQGGILAQREFDRRFSPHFLDWAAFGVMTLPSIGIPLLLWYSSKRKYDTPKTKKN; translated from the exons ATGTGGGACACCGCTACGCCACTCCTTACATCCTTACAGGAAAGTGCACAG ATGAAGCTCCTGATTCTCGCTGTGTTTGCCCTGTTTTACATGGCCCACTGTGAGGAAGGCGCCAGGCTCCTTGCCTCCAAATCTCTATTAAACAGATATGCAGTGGAGGGCAAGGACTTGACTTTGCAGTACAACATCTACAACGTTGGCTCCAG TGCTGCTTTAGATGTGGAGCTGTCGGATGATTCTTTCCCCCCAGAAGATTTTGGCATTGTCTCTGGGATGCTCAACGTCAAGTGGGACAGGATCGCTCC AGCAAGTAATGTGTCCCACACCGTGGTTCTGCGGCCTCTCAAAGCTGGTTACTTCAACTTCACCTCCGCTACCATCACGTACCTGGCACAGGAGAGTGGACAGGTTGTG GTTGGTTTCACTAGCgctcctgggcagggaggaatCTTGGCTCAGCGTGAGTTTGACAGGAGGTTCTCCCCTCACTTT CTGGACTGGGCAGCTTTTGGTGTGATGACCCTGCCCTCCATTGGGATCCCACTGCTGCTGTGGTACTCGAGCAAGAGGAAGTATGACACCCCCAAGACCAAAAAGAACTGA